The Pyrus communis chromosome 5, drPyrComm1.1, whole genome shotgun sequence region acttgttagtagaaacgggaattgaaattgggtttggAGGCTTACCTTGATATTGTGGTGATGATTCAAGTGAAGCCACCATTTCGGCAATGCCATCATCATGCATGGCCAGATTTGGTTCTCTACCCATTCCTTCGGCAATTGTGGTTTCAAGTGGGTCTTTGTCCAATGAATCAAGAAAATCTTGCACCAATGACTTAAGTATATCAGTAGAgaaacaagaatgatcgtcattaggatatttaatagtttcaaaaagattgaaatcaataacttccccatcaaattccatcgttaaagttcctttgaACACGTCGATCTtagtgcgggctgttttcatgaaaggtctcccaagtaggatcggcaatggtgtagaatggggtgaatcctccatgtcaagcacgtaaaaGTCCGCCGAAAATATCAAATTGCTAACCTGcaccaacacatcttccaaaactcctttttgataggcattagaacgatcggccaattgaataatcacaccatcgtttttaaGTTCTCCCAAGtttatagatgcataaattgagtaaggcatgacattaattgaagctcctaaatctagcatagcatgttcaaatttagtatttccaataacacaaggaattgtaaaactacccggatctttgcatttaggtggtagttttctttgtaacactgccgaaacattctcacttacctggaccacttctttgtttgaaatcctcttccttgtggtgcaaagctctttcaaaAATTTCGCATAtttaggaacttgcttaattgcatcaaggagcggaatattgacttgaactttcctaaaggtttccagaatgtccttcttattctcttctttctttgattgcctaaattTGCTAGggaagggcacatttagtggaatagaacttgacaaagtcgaatttggacttaccttaggggTGTTGGACGGTCTTGgggtgttggacggttttggtgtggtagatggctgcggcaaggttggttccacccttgccgtggcctttgtgCCTTGTTGAttctcttcttgcagcaacatgtcctcttcttgacttgttttggacggttttagggtggttccaacttccttaccacttctcaatgtgattgccttggcagattcgaaccctccctttagattgacaatggttgagctagggagcttgccttggtctcggaattgtcctacaaactccgcaatctgcccaatttgtttctctaaGTGGttcacccttttgtcttggttgaGCATcgctttttcttggttttgcaatgctttgttttgattttcttgcccctgagacaaattggtaagtaacttaaaaagtgtagcattatctaaagacgtaccttgattgttttgggcagattgGGGTGGGGTTGGATCATTGCTGTAGGttttggtgtagaaccccgagggttgttgcctaaagcctccttgttgttgaggttgttggggctccctccacttgaagtttggatggtctctccaacccggattgtatgtgttggaatatggataaTTCATTGGCtaattttggcttggaaatccaatggcatttgcattttcccatcccccattctcaatcaattgagggcacttgtccgaaggatgtccttggatagaacatacgccacatacacttGGACCTTgaatcctcattccttcggccatttgagacacaatagaagtaagattagctaattgagattaaATGTCGGAttgggaacttacctcattcacttgctgtcgtggggtgtctctttgaccaacaccttcatattgttgtgcattcaacgctctatttgcaattaaaaccttggcagccatgggcgttttgtcaaccaaagcacctctcgccgaggcatctagcatttgtctttcTATTGGAAGAagcccctcgtagaaatattgaattaaaagttcttccttcatttgatgttgagggcatgatgtaactagagtcttgaaacgttcataatatgccGGAAAGGActccccttggttttgttgaatgccacttattttcttcctcaaaagaatcactcttgaagttgggaagaatttctctaagaatgcccgcttcatgctttcccaagaagtgacggttccaggtgccaattcgtatagccaatATTTAGCCTTTTCTAGAAGAGAGAATgtaaaggccttcatcttcaaaatgttcccatcgacattgatgggtgtcatactcgaacataccacttcacactccttaagatgcttgtttggatcttccatggacaacccatggtatttgggaatgtgatgcaacaagctagacttcaattcaaactcatcggtcttgccttgggtagccataggatattgaatgcacaaAGGTACGGCATTGTCTAGTCCCGAGGccgaaagttctttgattgttctATTGTCCGCcgccatgctttcttcttcttcaaattcagattcggaaTCTGAACTTGAACTTGGTGGATAAGGTTccggttgcttcctctttcttctcaaagttcgttcaaaatcgtcgtcaaaatccaatatgtttgcacaaatagggatacttgttggaacggggttaaaaataatgaaatttggaacaaccatacctgtattagatggcataggagcaataggtgcctccggtaaaggtgtttccaccctttccgtgggttgggtgtattcctcttccttgtgatttgattttgatggttgagggtccgttccaacctccttgtcacttcttaACATgaaagcattggtggtttcaaattcttccttctgatttgcaatggttgaactagggagttcgccttggtcgcaaaattgtcctttgaactccgctatctgcccaatttgcttttccagagtagtaagtaattgaaaaatcatatcattatcatttgaattacctacattactttgggcaggttgtggtggctgcataggcgttgaatagaactcctcatacggctgccaatatccttcttgttgagcctcattgtcttgattttgtgagccctgcaccaaacaaattaattcattaagcttttgattataatctattgacgaacttaaatttggttgggcatattgaatatgaggttgtggtggctgccaatatccttcttgttgaacatgttgaggttcccaccacatagagtttgaatgatcactccaatccgaattgtaagtattggaaaacacgttattccttgattgaagatcaaatatatcaatgcttTTCATTTGGGACCTTttcatgagctgtgacaaaagagaagcattatcaagtgccatattgttcttctctagtacttgaattcaacaaacaaaacacaattcaaaaactaaaactaaaatacataatagaaacgaacaatccaagagattagcaaatttgctaatccccggcaacggcgccaaaatttgatacgataatttatacgcacacaaattaaaccctcttttgacaattgtagtataagtataagtagggatcgttctggaccggggattaggagggattgcaaatctcttggaaactgactcaaaaacgtaaaataaagtttaaaacactatactagactcaaagaattcaaaaatactttaaaacataaactaaacagattctaagcactaaagaacaagaaagtaaagagggggtttgatttgacgaaattaactaaattgcacaaattgtaattaaaggcaaaacgtaaatataaatgtgatgaaaatatggatgatggaatagccaaggggttcttctccacacatattacacttgcatacaagattgattctcagttggtctttcgataaattatgaaactcaatactccgggttaattaggtccgcttaaattaaccgtcaagttttccttaagttaatgaattggatgggttagcgcaacgcaattcacaacattctccaaaagtcctttacgtgaacagcacaataaagatacaatcaaagatcattaagcattatgaaaactataagtgttgacgaggcattcgttactatggaatacgcatgaaactagtgccaagaattcatttaacgcgattgtttataagcaacctccactacttgtgaatataagttcataacgattaggtgaaactcacttatattctagcgtcatattcatgcatgaaaattaagcgcgcattcttaataaacatacataaataagttatcaatcaaacggttaaacaaattgaatcaacaacttatgaaattccaacgaaagttaatcaattcatattgcaaatataaacatagtttcgaatcaccccctagctaaagggggattagttcctcataactttgaaatcaaagaaacacctaaacattccaacaactcaaacttgaattgtatgaacgtttaggcactcttctcttccattcctcatacgtacaaaacaaagagaattgaatttaaactttgaaatcaaagaaacacctaaacattccaacaactcaaacttgaattgtatgaacgtttaggccctcttatcttcctcgttgttgtagcacaaggtctaaggtgaggtttaggggattatggaaatggatgaggagtggtgtagaagtggaaggggaatggaaaaatggtgtttggattataaggggagagatgggaagctcacggctagggaagggagaatgtgtttgtaatgtgttgtgtatgaaatgagatgtgaattgaatgaatgaatgcaagggtatttataggagtagtggagggaacatatggctatgtcatttgtaggtgaagtaggtggatgttgtaggtgaagtaggtggatgttgtaggtgaagtaggtgtgtttaaatggttgaaatgtgtagatgattatgagtgataagtgataagtgtatgatatgttaagtgataagtgaatgattatgataagtgataaatgaatgtatgatatgataagtggtgaatgatatgtggtgaatgataagtggtagtgtttaagtatttaaaatagggaacaaagcccttccttgcatggcaaggaagggagacacaaggaaacacacgacaatgtcctaaggttgctaggaatgttgtttttggtgttctaaaatgcgtaggagttttcaatgatgctcaaacatgaggtctttttaggatttaactttcctacttcaagtcttcaatttcgtccatccttttggctccaagcatatgatatccattccaatctctaatttgctccaaaaggctccaaaaggcatccttttgcatactttgcccttagaacctgaaaacacacaaaagaagcataaagaactaaaataactaaagaaacataacgtaaatgtacgagaacaagccatttaagtcgcataaatatgctcctatcaaatacccccacacttagcttttgctagtcctcgagcaaaacaaaacaacaggagaacacgaaactagacaaaacgaacaaaacacaacctacaccttccaacaatcgtctcacggatttccaatgcacatgacaagttaaaaatcattagtcccatagattttagtcatcttcacacttgagtacattcttaatcatagtcaccacatactatttcacaattaagcatttaaaaccatgttttgaatgtagtaacatgccttagagaatttcctcaattccttagaagatatgcac contains the following coding sequences:
- the LOC137734298 gene encoding uncharacterized protein; protein product: MPYSIYASINLGELKNDGVIIQLADRSNAYQKGVLEDVLVQVSNLIFSADFYVLDMEDSPHSTPLPILLGRPFMKTARTKIDVFKGTLTMEFDGEVIDFNLFETIKYPNDDHSCFSTDILKSLVQDFLDSLDKDPLETTIAEGMGREPNLAMHDDGIAEMVASLESSPQYQGKPPNPISIPVSTNKLLPSVIQALVLELKPLPSHLKYVYLGDKEMLSIIVSSSLTTMEKKLVLQCKDVDSVREFLNDLADGGFLSTENVVYLPDLLEQTRQHFTTFE